In Epinephelus fuscoguttatus linkage group LG15, E.fuscoguttatus.final_Chr_v1, a genomic segment contains:
- the LOC125901888 gene encoding C-X-C chemokine receptor type 4-like translates to MSYYEHIVFDYDLNDTGSGSGSGDMGVDLQELCDMEHVITDELQQVFLPVVYALIFILGITGNGLVVIVLGCQRRSKCSLTDRYRLHLSAADLLFVLALPFWAVDAALADWRFGEVTCVGVNVIYTVNLYGSVLILAFISLDRYLAVVRATDTNTGELRQLLAHKLVYVGAWLPAGLLAVPDLIYARTQEGGEGATLCQRFYPADNGPIWVAVFHLQLVLVGLVIPGLVLLVCYCVIVTRLTRGPLGGQRQKRRAVRTTIALVLCFFVCWLPYGAGISVDALLRLEVLPRSCRLEAVLGVWLAVAEPMAFAHCCLNPLLYAFLGAGFKSSARRALTLSRASSLKILPRRRPGASTTTESESSSLHSS, encoded by the exons ATGTCGTACTATGAG CATATCGTCTTCGACTATGACCTCAATGACACCGGCTCAGGTTCTGGTTCTGGTGACATGGGGGTGGATCTGCAGGAGCTCTGTGACATGGAGCATGTGATTACTGATGAGCTCCAGCAGGTCTTCTTGCCTGTGGTCTATGCCCTCATCTTCATCCTGGGCATCACTGGAAACGGCCTGGTCGTCATAGTGCTGGGCTGCCAGCGCAG GTCaaagtgcagcctcacagaccGGTATCGGCTacatctctctgctgctgatcTCCTCTTTGTTCTGGCGCTGCCGTTCTGGGCCGTGGATGCAGCTCTGGCTGACTGGCGCTTCGGAGAGGTCACCTGCGTTGGTGTGAACGTTATCTACACAGTCAACCTGTACGGCAGCGTGCTCATCCTGGCATTCATCAGCCTGGACCGCTACCTGGCTGTAGTCCGAGCCACGGACACCAACACCGGCGAGCTGAGGCAGCTGCTGGCACACAAACTGGTTTATGTTG GTGCCTGGTTGCCCGCCGGCCTCCTGGCAGTACCTGACTTGATCTACGCCCGCACTCAGGAAGGAGGCGAGGGGGCCACTCTGTGCCAGCGATTCTACCCAGCAGACAACGGTCCCATCTGGGTTGCAGTCTTCCACCTCCAGCTGGTCCTGGTGGGTCTGGTGATCCCAGGTCTGGTCCTCCTTGTGTGTTACTGCGTCATCGTCACCAGGCTGACCCGTGGCCCGCTCGGGGGTCAGAGGCAGAAGCGGCGAGCTGTCAGGACCACCATCGCGTTGGTCCTCTGCTTCTTCGTGTGCTGGCTGCCCTACGGAGCGGGCATCTCTGTGGACGCTCTGCTGCGCCTGGAGGTCCTGCCGCGCAGCTGCAGACTGGAGGCCGTCCTGGGCGTGTGGCTGGCGGTGGCTGAGCCCATGGCGTTCGCACACTGCTGCCTGAACCCACTGCTGTACGCCTTCCTGGGGGCTGGGTTCAAGAGTTCAGCACGCAGAGCCCTCACTCTGAGCCGAGCCTCCAGTTTGAAGATTTTACCACGAAGACGCCCAGGGGCCTCCACGACCACAGAGTCCGAGTCCTCCAGTTTACATTCCAGCTAG